TGAAGTGCGAGGCGTTGACCTCCAGCAGGGGCTCACCCGAGACGAGCAGTCCCACGCCGTCGCGGCCGGTCAGCGCGGCCCAGCGGACGTCGGTCTTGTTGCCGTTCTCCTGGGGGCGGATGTAGGAGGTCCACTGCTCGGCGACGGTTCCGGACCAAAGGCCCACGTCCGTACCGTTGTTGCGGTCCCAGTGGTTCTCCTCGGGTCCGCGCCCGTAGTAGTGCAGCCGGTCGAGCCGGCGCGGCAGGAACAGGATCGTGCCGACCTCCGGGATGTACGGCAGTGAACTCGCCCCCGGGTGCAGGGTGTTGTCCACCTTGATCTCGCCGTTGCCGAAGACCGTGTAGGTCGTGGTGTACGCCGACTCGGTGGTCGTCGGCAGGGTGCCGCTCACCTTGATCTCGACGGCCCGGTCCCCCAGCGCCCGCACGCCCACGTCGGTGACCTTGCGGTTCGCCCCGGCGTCGCGCCAGGTCTGGTTGCGGGTGTGCTGCCCGTTGCCGTGGTCGTTGTCGGTGGGCGCCCGCCAGAAGTTGGGCACGGGACCGGAGGTCAGCAGCCGCGTGCCATGGGCCCGGTACGACGTGATGGTGCCGGTGCCCTTGTCGACGACGACGGAGAAGTCCTCGCCGGTGACGGCGACTTGGCCGGAGGCGTCCTGGTACGTCAGCGCCGGGACCTTCGCGAGCGGCCCCGGCGTCACCGCCGGGCTGCCCGCGTCCAGGGCGAGCTGCTGCGCGGCCACCTCGAAGCCCGCGCGGGCCCAGGGCGTGGGCTCCCTGGTGGTGAAGGAGAGCCGGAGGAAGTACTCGGTGCCGGGCGCGGGGGTGTTCGGGAGCTTGTAGGGGACGGTGATGTCCTTGCTCGCAAGCGGGGCCACGTTGAGCTGGTCCCGGGTGAGCTTCCCGCGCTGCACCACCTTGCCGTCGGCGGAGAGTGTCCAACTGCCTTCGAATTCACGGAGGTTGGTGAACAGGTTCTCGTTGGTGAGGGTCACCGCCGTCCCGCCGGGGGCCCAACTCGCCTGGACCGTCTGGTAGATCCGCTTGACCTCCGCGGCCTTGCCGGTGTGGCCGCGGTCGGCGGTGACGATGCCGTCCGCGACGAAGGCGCCGTCGTTGGGGTTGTCGCCCCAGTCGCCGCCGAACGCGAAGAAGGTCTTCTGGTCGGGCCGCTTCTCGGTGAGCCCCACGGTCGCCGCGTCGAACCAGAACCGCACGCCCTCGTCACCCGGTCCACGGCCGTCGGAGGCCAGTTCGGCGGTGCTCAGGGCACGGCCGTAGACGCGCGCCTTCCTGATCGTGCCGCTGAACTCCCTGGTGGGGTTGTCGACATCGACGGCCAGCGCGAGCGGCGCGGTGTTGCTGCTGGGCTTCTGGGTGGTGGTCCGGGCTGCTCTGACCTGGCCGTCGACGTGGAGGGTCAGGGTGCCCGCGGTCGCGTCGAAGACTCCGGCGACATGGTGTTCGCGGCCGGTCCAGTCGTCCGGGACGGTCCAGGAGGCGGTGATCCACTGGCCGCCGCCGTAGATGAAGAACTCCAGTGTTTTCCCGGACTGTTTGAGGGCGTACTGGGTGTCGCCCTTGGCGATGACGGGCTGGTGATAGCCCGTCACCTTCGGGGTGAACCAGGCCTCCAGGGTGAGCGAGCCGGTGAGGTCGAGGCGGGGGTCGCGGGCGAAGACCGTGGCGCCGGAGACACCCTTGTCACGGTCGAACCGGGCGCTCGCGGGCAGGACTTCACCCCTCAGCGCGCCCGGGCCGCTCTCGGTGAGCAACTGCCGCACCGGGACGCGCTCGGTGAGGGACTGGTCGACGAAGTCCCAGATCCAGCCGCCCTGGAGGACCGGGTAGCGGCGGATGATGTCCCAGTACTTCTTGAAGTTGCCGTTGGAGTTCCCCATCGCGTGGCAGTACTCGATCATCACGTACGGCCGGGTGTCGGCGGTGTTCTTCGCGTGCTGTTCCACGCGCGCCGGACTGTCGTACATCTCCGAGCGGATGTCGCTGATGGTGGGCCGGTCGTCGCCCTCGTACTGGACGACGCGGGTGGTGTCGTACGACTTGATCCAGTCGCGCATGTTCACGAACGTGCTGCCGCCGCCCGCCTCGTTGCCCAGCGACCAGATGACCACCGAGGCGTGGTTCTTGTCGCGGTGGACCATGTTCTGGGCGCGGGCCACACAGGCCCTGCTCCAGTCGGGGTGGTTGCCGGGGTACTCGCCGCGGATGCCGTGGGTCTCCAGGTTGGTCTCGTCGACGAGGTAGAGGCCGTACTCGTCGGCGAGTTCGAGCCACTGCGGGTTGTTGGGGTAGTGCGAGGTGCGCACGGAGTTGATGTTCAGCCGCTTGATGATCGTGATGTCCTTCACGAGGTCCGCGCGGGTGAGCGCGGTGCCGCGGTCGGGGTGCATCTCGTGGCGGTTGGTGCCGCGGAAGGAGACGGGCTTGCCGTTTATGCGCATGAGCCCGTCCTTGAGCGCGAACTCCCTCAGTCCGACCCGGTGCGAGAGCGTCTCGATCACCTTGCCGGCGGGATCCCGCAGCCGCAGGACGGCGGTGTACAGGTTCGGATGCTCCGCCGACCACAGTTTGGGGGACGGCACGGCCTTCGACGCCTGTACGGTCGTCTCGTCGCCGGCGTTGAGGGTTACGGCCTGCTGGAGCGGCCGGGACCAGACGGCGTGGCCGCCGCTGTCGTAGAGCTGCGTCTCGACCGTGTAGCGGCCCGCGTTGTCGCCGGCGTAGTCGCGCACGCTCGCGGTGACGGAGAGTGCGGCGGAGGTGTGGTCGTCGCCGAGCGGGGTGTCCAGCTTGAAGTCGCGCAGGTGCACGGCCGGGGTGGAGTACAGGTAGACCGAGCGGAAGATGCCGCTCAGCCGGATCATGTCCTGGTCCTCCAGCCAGTCGCCGTCGGAGTAGCGGTAGACCTCGACGGCTATGTGGTTGGTGCCCGGCTTCAGGTGCGGGGTGATGTCGTACTCGGCGGGGGTGTAGGAGTCCTCGTGGTAGCCGACGAGTTCGCCGTTGATCCACACGTAGTGCGCCGACTTGACGCCCTCGAAGTGCAGGAAGGTCCGCCGCCCCGACCAGTCCTTCGGGACGGTGAACGTGCGCCGGTACTGCCCCACGGGGTTGTAGCGGGTGGGCGCGGCCGGCGGCTGGGCCTCCTCGCCCAGGCCGTTGGGGCCCCACCAGGGGTAGGTGATGTTGATGTAGATCGGGAAGTCGTAGCCATGCACCTGCCATGCCGAGGGGACGGGAATGGTGTCCCAGTCCCTGTCGTCGACATCCGTGCGGTAGAAATCGGTGTCGCGGTCGGCGGGCCGGTCGGCGTAGGCGAACTTCCACTTGCCGTCGAGGCTCAGCCGGTACGGCGAGCGGGTGCGGTCGGCGGCGAGCGCCTGGCCGACGGTGGCGTACGGCATGAGGGTGGAGTGCGGGGGCTCGGTCCCCACCCGGAAGAGGTCGATGGCGCCGTTCCACTCCGGGGAACCGTCCGCCGCGTGGCCGCGGCCGGCCAGGGGGCCGGAGGAGAGGGCGAGGGCTCCCAGGACGGCCGCCCCTCCCTCCAGCAGGCGCCGGCGGCTGATGGGGGCGGGCAGGTACGGGTGGGGCATGAGCGGAACCTTCCTCGGGACGACAGTGCGGTGTACGTACTGAGGGGTGCGTCAATTCCTGTGCGCTAATGGGGACTTCGAGGCACAGGATGCGACTCAACCTAGATCCCGAAGGCTTCCTGGGCAATGACTTGGCAATGACTGTGTAGGACTTTGTGAGGTCCTGGGGACATGACGACATACGGCACCCCCGCGTGGGATCACGCGGGGGTGCCGTATGTCGTCGCCCTCGGCGGGGTGGACGCCGGGGCCGCCGTGTCAGCCGGTGGCCGGCAGGGCGGGGAGGGTGGTGACGGGGGGCAGCGTGCTCGTGTCGGGCAGCGTGCTCGTGGACGGCAGGGTCGTCTCGGTGGGCAGCGTGCTCGTGTCGGGCAGGCCGCCGCCGAGGAGGCCGGTGACGGCGCCGAGCACACCGCCCAGGAGTCCGGTGACCGCGCTCAGCACACCGCCCACGTCCAGCGAGGTGAGCGACGCGAGCAGGTCGTCGACCGTGGACTGGAGCGAGGCCAGGAGGTCGGAGACCGGGTCGGCGGCGGCCACGGACCGGTCGGCGGCCGTGGACCGTTCGGTGCCGCTCAGCCGCCGCAGCTCCTGCTGGACCCGGGCGTTCGCGGCCTCGACGGCCTTGGCGTGGGCGGCCGCACGGTCCGCGTCGAGGGTGGCGGCGTCCAGCGCGGTGAGGTCGGTGACCGCGTCCAGGAGGGGCTCGAGGACGGTGCCCTGCCCGGCACGGTGCAGTGTGTCGAGGCGGTCCACCAGGGTGGCGGTGTCGTACGGAGTGGCCGGCTGCGACACCCCGGGATTCGACGCTGCGCGACCCGCGTCGGTGACGGCGGCCGCGGTGCCGACCGGGCCGAGGATCAGCGCGGCACAGACCAGGGGCGGCAGGAGAAGGCCGCGGGAGACGAGGGGGCGCATGCACGTTCCTTTCGAAATGACTTCGTTGGCCCCACCGTGGGAAGCGCCCCCGCACCGCGCAACCGGTCCGGCGCCCCACCCCCGCCCGCATCTCCCACCAGAACCGGTCCTGACCTGGGACTTTCCTCGGTCGCAGGCGCCCTTCCCGGGCCCGGGGGCGTTCGGCCGTCAGAGGACTCGGGCGTCAGCCGACCTGCTGGGCGAACGCCTCGAACGCCTGCTCGTCGAAGAGCACGAAGCGGACCTCCTCGACCGCGGTCTCCGTCCCCCGTACGGTCTCCACCGCGATCCGGGCGGCGTCGTCGATCGGCCAGCCGTAGATGCCGGCGGAGACGGCCGGGAAGGCGACCGTCCGGGCGCCGAGTTCGTCGGCGACGCGCAGGGACTCGCGGTAGCAGGAGGCCAGCAGCTCCGAGCGGTCCTCCTCGCGGCTGTACCGGGGACCGACGGTGTGGATCACCCAGCGCGCGTCCAGGGCTCCCGCGGTGGTGGCGACGGCCTTGCCGGTGGGCAGGCCCTTGCCGTAGTGCCCGGCGCGCAGCCTGCGGCAGTCGGCCAGGATCGCGGGGCCGCCGCGTCGGTGGATGGCGCCGTCGACTCCTCCCCCGCCGAGGAGGGAGGAGTTCGCGGCGTTGACGATCGCGTCGGCGCTCTCCCGTGTGATGTCGCCCTGGACGAGTCGGATGGTGGTCATGACCACCACTCTTCCAGGTTCCGGCACACCGGGGCCGGCTCGGGTCGCCGGGTTCGCCGAGGTCGGTCCCGTGCCTTTCAGGTCTCCTGGCGGAGCCGTCGCCACACCGCCTTCGCGGCGTTGTGGCCGGACATGCCGTGCACGCCGGGACCCGGTGGGGTCGCCGAGGAGCAGATGAAGACGGCCGGGTGGGGGGTGCCGTAGGGGAACAGGGAGAGCTTGGGGCGCAGCATGATCTGGAGGCCGGTGACCGCGCCGGAGCCGATGTCGCCGCCGATGTAGTTGGCGTTGCGGGTGGCCAGTTCGGGTGGTCCCGCGGTGGCGCGGGCGAGGACGCGGTCACGGAACCCCGGGGCGAAACGCTCCAGTTGGCGCTCGAGCGCGTCGGTGAGGTCACCGGTCCAGCCGCTGGGGACATGCCCGTAGGCCCAGAACACGTGCTTGCCCGCGGGGGCCCGGCCGGGGTCCACGACACTGGGCTGCACGGTGATCATGAACGGCCTGTCGGGGGCCCTGCCCTCCCGGGACGCGGCCCGCAGAGCCCGGCCGATCTCCGCGCTGTCGGCGCCGATCTGCACGGTGCCCGCGCTGCGCGCCTCCTTCGCGGTCCACGGCACCGGACCGTCGAGGGCGTAGTCGACCTTGAAGACGCCCGGGCCGTAGCGGTAGCCCTCGTAGTAGTTGCCGAAGCCGGCGATGCGGGCGAGCGCGGTGGGCGAGGTGTCGAAGACGTAGGCCCGCGCGGGCGGCAGGTCGTCCAGCCGCTTGACCTCGTAGTCGGTGTGGAGGGTGCCGCCGAGGTCCTTGAGGTACGCGGCGAGCGCGTCGGAGATGGACTGGGAGCCGCCGCGGGCCACGGGCCAGCCGCGGGCGTGGGCCGCGAGGGCGAAGACCAGGCCGATGGCGCCGGTGGCGACGCCGCTGAGCGGGGCCATCACATGCGCGACCAGGCCGGCGAACAGGGTCTTGGCCCGCTCGTCGCGGAAGCGGCGCATCAGCAGGGTCGACGGGGGCAGTCCGAGGAGGCCGAAGCGGGCCAGGGTGACGGGGTCGCGGGGCAGCGCGGTCAGGGGCAGGGACATGAAGTCGCGGACCAGGGTGTCCCACTTGGGCAGAAACGGCTCGACGAGCCTTCGGTACGTCCCGGCGTCGCGGGGCCCGAAGGACGCGGCCGTCTCGGCGACCGACCTCGACAGCACGGCGGCGGTGCCGTCGGTGAAGGGGTGCGCCATGGGCAGCTCCGCGTGCAGCCACTCCAGCCCGTAGCGCTCCAGGGGCAGGGCGCGGAACGCCGGGGAGTTGATGCCGAGGGGGTGGGCCGCGGAGCACGGGTCGTGCCGGAACCCCGGGAGGGTCAGCTCCTCGGTGCGGGCGCCTCCGCCCACGGTCTCGCGGGCCTCGAACACGGCCACGGAGAAGCCGCGCCGGGCCAGCTCCACGGCAGCCGTCAGTCCGTTCGGCCCCGCACCCACCACGACCGCATCGAACATCGACGGCACCTTCGGACCCCTTCGTCAGCCGATGGCCAGAGCCTCAGGATATGCCGGGGGACCGACAGTCCTGGGGTTCGGGGGTAAGTCGGGGGGTGGGGGTGTCCGGGGCCGGGGGCCCAGCGGGCGTGTGCGGGCGGGGGGCCAAGGGGGCGTGTACGGGCCGGGAAGTGCGGGTCCGTGGGGACGCGCTGTCCTCAGGCCCCTCCGCGCAGGTCCCGTGAGCTCAGGTCCCCCTGGGCGCCAGCCCCCGTCACCCCTCCCCCGCCAGCAACCCCCGCACCCTCCCCGCTGTCGCCGCGTCGCGGGCCGCTGTGAAGGGCAGGGTGTTGCCTCCCGTGATGCGGAACGGCTCGCCGGTGAGGGTCAGGTGGGTGCCGCCCGCCTCCTCGACCAGCAGCAGGCCCGCCGCATGGTCCCAGGCCGCCTCCCAGGAGAACGCCGTCGCGTCCAACTCCCCACGGGCGACGGCGAGATACTCCAGGCCCGCCGAGCCGCACGGACGCGGTGCGACGCCGTCCGTCCACAGTCCCAGCAGACCGCGCTTCTGGTCCTCCGTCGTGTAGTCCGGGTGGGAGGTGGCCACTTGGAGGTCCCGCCCCGGTGCGGGCGCGCCCGCGTGCAGGCGCTCGCCGTCGAGGAACGCGCCCCGGCCCCGTATCGCCGTGGCGAGTTGGTCGCGCGCCGGCGCGTAGGTCCAGGAGGCCAGCAGGACGCCGCTCTTCGCCAGGGCGACCAGCATGCAGAAGCCGGGGTCTCCGTGCACGAACTGCCGGGTTCCGTCGACGGGGTCGACGATCCAGACCGGGGTGTCGTCCCGTATCGCCTCGTACGAGGCGGGGTTGGCGTGCACCGCCTCCTCGCCGACCACCACCGAGCCCGGCAGCAGGGCGCCGAGCACCTCGGTGAGGTACTGCTCGGCGAGCCGGTCGGCGTCCGTCACCAGGTCGTGCGGGCCGGCCTTCTGGTCGATCTCGTGCGCGGCGAGCCGCCGGAAGCGCGGCATGACCTCGGCCGCGGCCGCCTTGCGTACCGCCTCTTCCACGTCGCCCGCGTGCAGGTCGAGAAACTCGTCGATGGTTTCCGTGTCTCCGATCATGACTCCATGAGAGCACGCAGGACTGACAATCCCCACCCGCCTGATGGACACCGGCTGGAATCACCGTGAACACCGGGTTCCGGGGACGCCGTTCACCAGAACCCTCACCGCCCCACCGCATACCCCTGCATCCCCCGCGGATTCGCCCCGGCCGACAGCACCCCCGTCTCCGGGTCCCGCGCCACCGCGCACAGCCGCCCCTCCGACCACGGGTCCCCCACCGTCACGTCGTGCCCCCGTCGCCGTAGCTCCGCCACCACCTCGGGAGACGTCCGGGCCTCCACCGTGAGGCTCCCCGGCCGCATGCCGCGCGGGTAGAAGGAGCCGGGGAAGCTGTCGTTGTGCCAGTTCGGGGCGTCGATCGCGCCCTGGAGGTCGAGACCGCCGCGGACCGGGGAGCGCAGGGCGACGGCGAGGAAGAAGTGCAGCTGCCACTGGTCCTGCTGGTCCCCACCGGGCGTGCCGAAGGCCAGGACGGGCACGCCGTCGCGCAGTGCGATGGAGGGGGTGAGGGTGGTGCGGGGGCGGCGGCCGGGGGTGAGGGAGTTCGGCAGGCCCTCCTCCAGCCAGGTCATCTGGAGCCGGGTGCCGAGCGGGAAGCCCAGTTCCGGTACGACGGGGTTGGACTGGAGCCAGCCTCCGCTGGGCGTGGCGGCCACCATGTTGCCCCAGCGGTCGACGACGTCCAGGTGGCAGGTGTCGCCCCGGGTCGTGCCGTCGGACCCGACCGCGGGCTCGCCCGGCACGGGGGACGTGGGGTTCTTCGCGACGGTCGGCTCCCCGACCCCCATCGGGCTGAACCCGGGCTCGTCGGTGACGACCACGCGCGCGTGTGCGCTGAGTCGCGGCTCCCGCCCGCCGGGACTGCCCGGCCGCAGCTCGTACGAGGCCCGGTCGCCGACGAGTGCACGCCGCTCCGCGTTGTACTCAGCCGACAGCAGCTCCCCGAGCGGTACTTCGGCCGCGTCCCCGTACCAGGCCTCCCGGTCGGCCATGGCCAGCTTACAGCCCTCGACCAGCAGATGGACGTACTCGGCGGACCCGTACCGGGGCAGCTCGGGCGGCAGCAGCGCGAGCTGCTGGAGCAGCACCGGGCCCTGGCTCCAGGGGCCGGCCTTGCACAGGGTCCAGCCGTTCCAGTCGTACGTCGCCGGCGCCTCGTAGCTCGCGGACCACCCGGCGAGATCGGCGGCCGTGAGCGTGCCGGTGTGGTGCGTGCCGCTGGTGTCCAGGGTGGGCTTGCGCGACTGCCGTACGAGCGCCTCGGCGATGAATCCGGTACGCCACACCTCGCGGGCCGCGTCGATCTGCGCGACCCGGTCGCCCGCCCCCGCCACCTCGTCGATCAGCCGCCTCCAGGTCGCGGCGAGGGCGGGGTTGCGGAACAGCTCGCCGGGCCGCGGGGACTTCCCGCCCGGAAGGTAGACCTCCGCCGACGAGGTCCACTCCGTCTCGAACAGCTCCCGCACGCTCTCGACCGTCGCGCCGACGTTCTCCACGGGCGCGTGCCCGTCCTCGGCGTACCCGATGGCGTAGGTGAGGACGTCGGCGAGGGACTTGGTGCCGTGGTCGCGCAGGAGCAGCATCCAGGCGTCGAAGGCGCCGGGGACGGCGGCGGCGAGGGGGCCGGTGCCGGGCACGAGCTCCAGGCCGAGCCCCCGGTAGTGGGCCACGGTCGCCCCGGCCGGTGCGACGCCCTGTCCGCACAGCACCCGCACCTCCCCGCCGGCCGGCGCGAGCAGGATCGGCACCTCGCCGGCGGGGCCGTTCAGATGCGGCTCGACGACGTGCAGCACGAACGCCCCGGCCACCGCGGCGTCGTAGGCGTTGCCGCCGTCCTCCAGCACCGCCATCGCCGACTGCGAGGCCAGCCAGTGGGTGGAGGACACCATGCCGAAGGTGCCCTGGAGGGTCGGCCGGGTGGTGAACGACATCTCTCACCTCGCGGTTCGGGCCCGCCTCGGCCGGTCCGAAGCGGTCGCCTGTGTCGATCCTTTCATTCCACACCGACCGGTCTACGAAGTCTTTGCGATCACACGAGAACTCCATGAACCGCCCCCCACCTGCACAGAGTCCCTTTTGCCCGATCGCGCGGACCGTCGGTAACCCCGTGTTCACCGGTCCGCCCTTCCTCCGTGGTCTACGCGCGTGGTGCCATGCGAACGCCCGCGCCCCCCACGCGGGCCCCAACTCGACCAGGAGTCACCCATGTTGTCGAAGGTCCTCGCCCGCGCGGGCGTCACGCTCGCCGCCGGCGCCGCCGTGCTCGCCGCCTCCGTCCCCGCGAACGCCGCGACCTACACCGCCTTCGCCTTCTCGCGGAGCGGCACCACCCAGCCCACGATCTACGACTTCGTCAACTCGGCCACCGCGTCCCTCGACATGACCATGTACGAGCTCGAGGACACCACGGCCGTCAACGACCTGATAGCCCTGAAGAACAAGGGCGTCACCGTCCGGGTCGTCCTGGACCGCGCGCACCAGAGCGCCAACAGCTCCGCCTACACGGCACTGACGAACGCGGGCGTGGGCGTGGCCTGGTCGCCGTCGAGCTTCGTCTACACGCACCAGAAGACGATCACCGTGGACGGCACCAAGTCCCTTGTCCTGACC
Above is a window of Streptomyces griseorubiginosus DNA encoding:
- a CDS encoding NAD(P)/FAD-dependent oxidoreductase; the protein is MFDAVVVGAGPNGLTAAVELARRGFSVAVFEARETVGGGARTEELTLPGFRHDPCSAAHPLGINSPAFRALPLERYGLEWLHAELPMAHPFTDGTAAVLSRSVAETAASFGPRDAGTYRRLVEPFLPKWDTLVRDFMSLPLTALPRDPVTLARFGLLGLPPSTLLMRRFRDERAKTLFAGLVAHVMAPLSGVATGAIGLVFALAAHARGWPVARGGSQSISDALAAYLKDLGGTLHTDYEVKRLDDLPPARAYVFDTSPTALARIAGFGNYYEGYRYGPGVFKVDYALDGPVPWTAKEARSAGTVQIGADSAEIGRALRAASREGRAPDRPFMITVQPSVVDPGRAPAGKHVFWAYGHVPSGWTGDLTDALERQLERFAPGFRDRVLARATAGPPELATRNANYIGGDIGSGAVTGLQIMLRPKLSLFPYGTPHPAVFICSSATPPGPGVHGMSGHNAAKAVWRRLRQET
- a CDS encoding glycoside hydrolase family 2 TIM barrel-domain containing protein, which gives rise to MPHPYLPAPISRRRLLEGGAAVLGALALSSGPLAGRGHAADGSPEWNGAIDLFRVGTEPPHSTLMPYATVGQALAADRTRSPYRLSLDGKWKFAYADRPADRDTDFYRTDVDDRDWDTIPVPSAWQVHGYDFPIYINITYPWWGPNGLGEEAQPPAAPTRYNPVGQYRRTFTVPKDWSGRRTFLHFEGVKSAHYVWINGELVGYHEDSYTPAEYDITPHLKPGTNHIAVEVYRYSDGDWLEDQDMIRLSGIFRSVYLYSTPAVHLRDFKLDTPLGDDHTSAALSVTASVRDYAGDNAGRYTVETQLYDSGGHAVWSRPLQQAVTLNAGDETTVQASKAVPSPKLWSAEHPNLYTAVLRLRDPAGKVIETLSHRVGLREFALKDGLMRINGKPVSFRGTNRHEMHPDRGTALTRADLVKDITIIKRLNINSVRTSHYPNNPQWLELADEYGLYLVDETNLETHGIRGEYPGNHPDWSRACVARAQNMVHRDKNHASVVIWSLGNEAGGGSTFVNMRDWIKSYDTTRVVQYEGDDRPTISDIRSEMYDSPARVEQHAKNTADTRPYVMIEYCHAMGNSNGNFKKYWDIIRRYPVLQGGWIWDFVDQSLTERVPVRQLLTESGPGALRGEVLPASARFDRDKGVSGATVFARDPRLDLTGSLTLEAWFTPKVTGYHQPVIAKGDTQYALKQSGKTLEFFIYGGGQWITASWTVPDDWTGREHHVAGVFDATAGTLTLHVDGQVRAARTTTQKPSSNTAPLALAVDVDNPTREFSGTIRKARVYGRALSTAELASDGRGPGDEGVRFWFDAATVGLTEKRPDQKTFFAFGGDWGDNPNDGAFVADGIVTADRGHTGKAAEVKRIYQTVQASWAPGGTAVTLTNENLFTNLREFEGSWTLSADGKVVQRGKLTRDQLNVAPLASKDITVPYKLPNTPAPGTEYFLRLSFTTREPTPWARAGFEVAAQQLALDAGSPAVTPGPLAKVPALTYQDASGQVAVTGEDFSVVVDKGTGTITSYRAHGTRLLTSGPVPNFWRAPTDNDHGNGQHTRNQTWRDAGANRKVTDVGVRALGDRAVEIKVSGTLPTTTESAYTTTYTVFGNGEIKVDNTLHPGASSLPYIPEVGTILFLPRRLDRLHYYGRGPEENHWDRNNGTDVGLWSGTVAEQWTSYIRPQENGNKTDVRWAALTGRDGVGLLVSGEPLLEVNASHFTPEDLSNGVRHDYQLTPRDAVVLRVNHRQMGVGGDNSWGAHTHDEYKLFANRDYSYTYRLRPLTDVSHATATSRRPTATT
- a CDS encoding inositol monophosphatase family protein, translated to MIGDTETIDEFLDLHAGDVEEAVRKAAAAEVMPRFRRLAAHEIDQKAGPHDLVTDADRLAEQYLTEVLGALLPGSVVVGEEAVHANPASYEAIRDDTPVWIVDPVDGTRQFVHGDPGFCMLVALAKSGVLLASWTYAPARDQLATAIRGRGAFLDGERLHAGAPAPGRDLQVATSHPDYTTEDQKRGLLGLWTDGVAPRPCGSAGLEYLAVARGELDATAFSWEAAWDHAAGLLLVEEAGGTHLTLTGEPFRITGGNTLPFTAARDAATAGRVRGLLAGEG
- a CDS encoding gamma-glutamyltransferase family protein, which encodes MSFTTRPTLQGTFGMVSSTHWLASQSAMAVLEDGGNAYDAAVAGAFVLHVVEPHLNGPAGEVPILLAPAGGEVRVLCGQGVAPAGATVAHYRGLGLELVPGTGPLAAAVPGAFDAWMLLLRDHGTKSLADVLTYAIGYAEDGHAPVENVGATVESVRELFETEWTSSAEVYLPGGKSPRPGELFRNPALAATWRRLIDEVAGAGDRVAQIDAAREVWRTGFIAEALVRQSRKPTLDTSGTHHTGTLTAADLAGWSASYEAPATYDWNGWTLCKAGPWSQGPVLLQQLALLPPELPRYGSAEYVHLLVEGCKLAMADREAWYGDAAEVPLGELLSAEYNAERRALVGDRASYELRPGSPGGREPRLSAHARVVVTDEPGFSPMGVGEPTVAKNPTSPVPGEPAVGSDGTTRGDTCHLDVVDRWGNMVAATPSGGWLQSNPVVPELGFPLGTRLQMTWLEEGLPNSLTPGRRPRTTLTPSIALRDGVPVLAFGTPGGDQQDQWQLHFFLAVALRSPVRGGLDLQGAIDAPNWHNDSFPGSFYPRGMRPGSLTVEARTSPEVVAELRRRGHDVTVGDPWSEGRLCAVARDPETGVLSAGANPRGMQGYAVGR
- a CDS encoding O-acetyl-ADP-ribose deacetylase, with the translated sequence MTTIRLVQGDITRESADAIVNAANSSLLGGGGVDGAIHRRGGPAILADCRRLRAGHYGKGLPTGKAVATTAGALDARWVIHTVGPRYSREEDRSELLASCYRESLRVADELGARTVAFPAVSAGIYGWPIDDAARIAVETVRGTETAVEEVRFVLFDEQAFEAFAQQVG